The following proteins are encoded in a genomic region of Glycine max cultivar Williams 82 chromosome 18, Glycine_max_v4.0, whole genome shotgun sequence:
- the LOC100788597 gene encoding probable inactive dual specificity protein phosphatase-like At4g18593-like isoform X3: protein MAEAGGSSQTETTTKPQLIYRCKKCRRIVASEENIVSHERGKGESSFKWKKRSSESWEMEKQSVDCTSVFVEPMKWMQAVQEGHVEEKLLCMGCNARLGYFNWAGMQCSCGAWVNPAFQLHKSKLDECNM, encoded by the exons ATGGCTGAAGCTGGTGGTAGCTCTCAGACGGAAACAACAACCAAACCTCAACTTATATACCGGTGTAAGAAATGCAGAAGAATTGTTGCTTCAGAGGAAAACATAGTTTCCCACGAGCGCGGGAAAGGAGAATCAAGCTTCAAGTGGAAAAAGAGAAGCAGTGAATCCTGGGAAATGGAAAAGCAATCAGTTGATTGCACCTCAGTATTTGTTGAGCCCATGAAATGGATGCAAGCAG TACAAGAAGGTCATGTGGAGGAGAAACTTCTCTGTATGGGTTGTAATGCTCGTTTGGGTTACTTCAACTGGGCCGGTATGCAGTGCAGCTGTGGAGCCTGGGTTAACCCTGCATTTCAGCTGCATAAAAGCAAATTAGATGAGTGCAATATGTAA
- the LOC100788597 gene encoding probable inactive dual specificity protein phosphatase-like At4g18593-like isoform X1 — protein sequence MDIDVLSSLFTCVFRAGGSSQTETTTKPQLIYRCKKCRRIVASEENIVSHERGKGESSFKWKKRSSESWEMEKQSVDCTSVFVEPMKWMQAVQEGHVEEKLLCMGCNARLGYFNWAGMQCSCGAWVNPAFQLHKSKLDECNM from the exons ATGGATATAGATGTTTTATCTTCATTGTTCACTTGTGTGTTTAGAG CTGGTGGTAGCTCTCAGACGGAAACAACAACCAAACCTCAACTTATATACCGGTGTAAGAAATGCAGAAGAATTGTTGCTTCAGAGGAAAACATAGTTTCCCACGAGCGCGGGAAAGGAGAATCAAGCTTCAAGTGGAAAAAGAGAAGCAGTGAATCCTGGGAAATGGAAAAGCAATCAGTTGATTGCACCTCAGTATTTGTTGAGCCCATGAAATGGATGCAAGCAG TACAAGAAGGTCATGTGGAGGAGAAACTTCTCTGTATGGGTTGTAATGCTCGTTTGGGTTACTTCAACTGGGCCGGTATGCAGTGCAGCTGTGGAGCCTGGGTTAACCCTGCATTTCAGCTGCATAAAAGCAAATTAGATGAGTGCAATATGTAA
- the LOC100788597 gene encoding probable inactive dual specificity protein phosphatase-like At4g18593-like isoform X2: MKAFIAGGSSQTETTTKPQLIYRCKKCRRIVASEENIVSHERGKGESSFKWKKRSSESWEMEKQSVDCTSVFVEPMKWMQAVQEGHVEEKLLCMGCNARLGYFNWAGMQCSCGAWVNPAFQLHKSKLDECNM; this comes from the exons ATGAAAGCTTTCATTG CTGGTGGTAGCTCTCAGACGGAAACAACAACCAAACCTCAACTTATATACCGGTGTAAGAAATGCAGAAGAATTGTTGCTTCAGAGGAAAACATAGTTTCCCACGAGCGCGGGAAAGGAGAATCAAGCTTCAAGTGGAAAAAGAGAAGCAGTGAATCCTGGGAAATGGAAAAGCAATCAGTTGATTGCACCTCAGTATTTGTTGAGCCCATGAAATGGATGCAAGCAG TACAAGAAGGTCATGTGGAGGAGAAACTTCTCTGTATGGGTTGTAATGCTCGTTTGGGTTACTTCAACTGGGCCGGTATGCAGTGCAGCTGTGGAGCCTGGGTTAACCCTGCATTTCAGCTGCATAAAAGCAAATTAGATGAGTGCAATATGTAA